In Acinetobacter piscicola, a single window of DNA contains:
- the nfsB gene encoding oxygen-insensitive NAD(P)H nitroreductase, translated as MDLLSISKNRYTTKAYDSSKKIPQEKFTRLLEILRLTPSSINIQPWHFFIADHQAAKERIAKALVGKYAYNAPKVLDSSHTILFCTQADISEQHLENLLNQDDRSGRFKNAQAKQGQKDSRIGYVDYYRNEKGDIQRWAENQTFIALGQTLLAAGIEGIDATPIGGFDEDILSQELALTEQGLIPSVLLTLGYRSEQDFNAKLPKSRLNKEDIFTLL; from the coding sequence ATGGATTTGCTCAGTATTTCTAAAAACCGTTATACCACCAAAGCTTATGATTCGAGTAAGAAAATTCCTCAGGAAAAATTTACACGTTTATTAGAAATTTTACGTTTGACGCCATCTTCAATTAATATTCAACCTTGGCACTTTTTTATTGCAGATCATCAAGCAGCAAAAGAACGTATTGCCAAAGCATTGGTGGGTAAATATGCCTACAATGCGCCCAAAGTTTTAGACTCATCGCATACGATCTTATTTTGTACCCAAGCAGATATTTCTGAACAGCATCTTGAAAATCTACTCAATCAAGATGACCGTAGTGGTCGTTTTAAAAATGCGCAAGCCAAACAAGGTCAAAAAGACAGTCGTATCGGTTATGTTGATTACTACCGTAATGAAAAAGGTGATATTCAACGTTGGGCTGAAAATCAAACCTTTATTGCATTGGGTCAAACCTTACTTGCAGCAGGTATTGAAGGAATTGATGCCACACCAATTGGTGGTTTCGATGAAGACATTCTCAGTCAAGAATTAGCTTTGACCGAACAAGGCTTAATTCCTTCGGTTTTACTGACTTTAGGTTATCGTAGTGAACAAGATTTCAATGCAAAGTTGCCAAAATCACGTTTAAATAAAGAAGATATTTTTACTTTGTTATAA
- a CDS encoding D-amino acid dehydrogenase, with protein sequence MCRIVVIGSGITGVTTAYELAQLGYTVTVIDKHLFPAMETSFANGGQLSACNAEVWNQKATVLKGIKWMSKKNAPLLLNPSFDLHKYAWLVEFLGNIKHYQENTKETVRLALLARERLFAIAEQENIQFDLEKRGILHFYYNEADYKVATSVNDLLCSGGLKRHAISPEEIKQIEPSLTGHYYGGFYCPDDATGDIHKFTMGLAKATEKYGVNYLFGMEVVNVEQNEKGIYIQYHPSVENMQQEHVALEQIFADAIVVCGGVGSYQLAQKLGDRVNVYPVKGYSITVQLEDENSQKSAPWVSLLDESAKIVTSRLGNNRLRVAGTAEFNGYNRDIRSDRIQPLTDWVNKNFEISTEHCVPWAGLRPMMPNMMPVVRRGKRERVFYNTGHGHLGWTLSAATAVMISQEIASAHPI encoded by the coding sequence ATGTGTCGTATTGTTGTGATTGGTTCTGGAATTACAGGTGTAACGACTGCTTATGAGTTAGCTCAACTCGGCTATACAGTCACAGTCATTGATAAACATTTATTTCCTGCCATGGAAACCTCTTTTGCTAATGGTGGACAACTATCGGCATGTAATGCAGAAGTTTGGAATCAAAAAGCGACTGTGCTAAAGGGGATTAAATGGATGTCGAAGAAAAATGCACCATTATTATTGAATCCTTCTTTTGATTTGCATAAATATGCGTGGTTGGTGGAATTTTTAGGAAATATTAAACATTATCAAGAAAATACTAAAGAAACTGTACGCCTTGCTTTATTGGCAAGAGAGCGTTTATTTGCGATTGCTGAGCAAGAAAATATTCAGTTTGATTTAGAAAAACGAGGAATTTTACATTTTTATTATAATGAGGCGGATTATAAAGTAGCAACATCTGTCAATGACTTACTCTGTAGTGGCGGTTTAAAACGTCATGCGATTAGTCCTGAAGAAATTAAGCAAATAGAGCCAAGTTTAACAGGGCATTATTATGGTGGTTTTTATTGCCCAGATGATGCAACGGGAGATATTCATAAATTCACGATGGGATTGGCAAAAGCAACTGAAAAATATGGTGTGAATTATTTATTTGGTATGGAAGTTGTCAATGTTGAGCAAAATGAAAAAGGCATATACATTCAATATCACCCAAGTGTAGAGAATATGCAGCAAGAACATGTGGCTTTAGAGCAAATTTTTGCAGATGCAATCGTTGTTTGTGGAGGGGTGGGGAGTTACCAATTGGCGCAAAAATTGGGTGATCGAGTCAATGTTTATCCCGTCAAAGGTTATTCGATTACAGTGCAATTAGAAGATGAAAACAGTCAAAAAAGTGCACCTTGGGTCAGTTTGCTTGATGAAAGTGCAAAAATTGTGACTTCTCGTTTGGGAAATAATCGATTAAGAGTTGCAGGAACTGCGGAGTTTAATGGCTATAACCGTGATATTCGTTCAGATCGTATTCAACCCTTGACAGATTGGGTCAATAAAAATTTTGAAATATCAACGGAGCATTGTGTGCCTTGGGCAGGTTTAAGACCCATGATGCCGAATATGATGCCTGTAGTCAGACGTGGTAAGCGGGAACGGGTTTTTTATAATACAGGACATGGACACTTAGGTTGGACACTATCAGCAGCAACGGCCGTGATGATTAGCCAAGAAATTGCAAGTGCTCATCCGATCTAG